In a single window of the Papaver somniferum cultivar HN1 chromosome 8, ASM357369v1, whole genome shotgun sequence genome:
- the LOC113303928 gene encoding eukaryotic translation initiation factor 3 subunit L-like, with protein MAAASYDYDDAPGYEEGGPRATDLGYDPNFVPDSVKTFVVHLYRHIREKNVYEIHQMYEGSFQKLSERMFKESPWPSVDAVSAYVDNDHVFCLLYREMWFRHLYARLSPTLKQRIDSWDNYCSLFQVVLHGVVNMQLPNQWLWDMVDEFVYQFQSFCQYRAKMKNKTEQEIALLKQFDQAWNVYGVLNFLQALVEKSMIIQILEQEKEGLEEFTANDGYSYTGGSNVLKVLGYFSMVGLLRVHCLLGDYHTGLKCLQPIDISQPGGVYTSVIGSHIATIYHYGFANLMLRGYVESIREFSKMLLYIFKVKQYHQKSPQYEQILKKNEQMYALLALSLSLCPQVKLVAEDVNTQLREKYGEKMMRMQRYDDEAYALYDELFSYACPKFITPSAPTFDEPLVNYNQDAYRLQLKLFLYEVKQQQLLSGVRSYLKLYSTISMVKLASYMEVDEPTLRSILMTYKHKTHAVSVDGKIISNADVDFYIDDDMIHVVETKSAKRYGDYFMRQIVKLEEMIHEVDRVKLD; from the exons ATGGCAGCAGCTTCATACGATTACGATGATGCACCAGGTTACGAAGAAGGAGGTCCAAGAGCAACTGATTTAGGTTACGATCCAAACTTCGTACCAGATTCCGTCAAAACTTTCGTTGTTCATCTCTACAGACACATTCGTGAGAAGAATGTTTACGAGATTCATCAGATGTATGAAGGTTCATTTCAGAAGCTCAGCGAACGTATGTTTAAGGAATCTCCATGGCCATCGGTTGATGCTGTTTCAGCTTATGTTGATAATGATCATGTTTTCTGTTTGTTATATAGAGAAATGTGGTTTAGGCATCTTTATGCGAGGTTGAGTCCTACTTTGAAACAGAGAATTGATTCATGGGATAATTATTGTTCTTTGTTTCAAGTTGTGTTGCATGGTGTGGTTAATATGCAGTTGCCGAATCAGTGGTTGTGGGATATGGTTGATGAGTTTGTTTATCAGTTTCAGTCGTTTTGTCAGTATAGAGCTAAGATGAAGAATAAGACTGAACAGGAAATCGCTCTTCTTAAGCAATTTGATCAG GCATGGAATGTATACGGTGTTCTCAACTTCCTGCAAGCGCTTGTTGAGAAGTCTATGATCATTCAGATCTTGGAGCAGGAAAAAGAAGGTTTGGAGGAGTTCACTGCTAATGATGGATACTCTTACACTGGTGGGAGTAATGTTCTGAAAGTGTTAGGGTATTTCAGCATGGTGGGATTGCTTCGAGTTCATTGTCTTTTGGGTGACTACCACACTGGGTTGAAGTGTTTGCAGCCGATTGACATCAGTCAGCCAGGAGGTGTTTATACCAGTGTTATTGGAAGCCACATTGCTACTATTTATCATTATGGATTTGCAAACCTTATGTTGCGAGG ATATGTTGAGTCAATTCGTGAATTTAGCAAGATGCTCTTGTACATATTCAAGGTCAAGCAGTATCACCAGAAATCTCCTCAGTATGAACAGATTTTGAAGAAGAATGAGCAGATGTATGCCTTGCTGGCACTTTCTCTTTCTTTATGTCCACAAGTAAAACTTGTCGCTGAAGATGTGAACACTCAATTAAGAGAGAAGTATGGTGAAAAGATGATGAGGATGCAGAGATATGACGATGAAGCCTATGCTCTTTATGATGAACTATTCTCTTATGCATGTCCTAAGTTTATTACACCTTCAGCTCCAACTTTTGACGAGCCTCTTGTCAATTACAACCAG GATGCTTATAGGCTTCAGCTGAAGTTATTCCTGTATGAAGTGAAACAGCAACAATTGTTATCAGGTGTCCGAAGTTACCTTAAACTTTACTCCACCATTTCAATGGTGAAACTTGCAAGTTATATGGAAGTAGATGAACCCACTTTAAG GTCAATCCTGATGACTTACAAGCACAAAACACATGCTGTTTCTGTTGATGGAAAGATTATCTCCAATGCAGATGTGGATTTCTATATTGATGAT GATATGATACATGTTGTTGAAACCAAGTCTGCTAAGCGGTATGGTGATTACTTCATGCGTCAGATTGTTAAG CTTGAAGAGATGATACACGAGGTGGACAGAGTAAAACTAGATTGA